From Rutidosis leptorrhynchoides isolate AG116_Rl617_1_P2 chromosome 3, CSIRO_AGI_Rlap_v1, whole genome shotgun sequence, a single genomic window includes:
- the LOC139901426 gene encoding uncharacterized protein, with protein MPKRSTGETSFSLEYGTEAIIPAEIRVSTQRVLAFDIVNNSSILRENLNLLEERRIMAAIRQADAKQRMEKYYNKRVIYVQFKEGDLVLRDNEASRQEKQGKLGPRWKMSQSCVSSLPTEEKFILGGRSLIVNKRLKWKRMT; from the exons ATGCCAAAACGGAGCACGGGTGAAACATCGTTCAGCTTGGAATATGGCACTGAGGCAATAATACCAGCTGAGATCCGTGTTTCGACACAAAGAGTTTTGGCATTTGATATAGTAAATAATTCATCTATCTTACGTGAAAACTTGAATTTATTGGAAGAGAGGCGAATCATGGCCGCCATCCGTCAAGCAGATGCTAAGCAGCGAATGGAAAAATATTACAACAAGCGAGTCATATATGTGCAATTCAAGGAGGGAGATTTAGTGTTGAGGGACAATGAAGCAAGCAGACAGGAAAAACAAGGGAAGTTAGGGCCACGATGGAAG ATGTCacaaagctgtgtgtcatccctgcccACAGAAGAAAAGTTTATTCTCGGTGGCAGAAGTTTAATAGTaaacaaaagattgaaatggaagCGGATGACGTAG